The DNA region TTTTGTCAGGTTCATTGTCTTTTAAAACGGCTGATATATATATAGCATCGTTGTCGTAAATTACCTTTACTGAGGTTGCTTTTTCGGTATCAATTGCTTTGCCGTTGTCAGGATTAAACATAATGAAATCTGTTGCGACTTCATTGTTTTTAAGCCATTCTTCATCATCCGTTTTTCCGTCAATATTGATATTCCCTTGTTTAGGTTTTGCTACAAGAATTTTTTTTGAGCAAAGAGGCTAAAATTTAGGAATATGAAAAAACAATAAGTAGTTAGTCGGAATAGATTCATGAATCATTAATATGAAAGCAAAAATAATAAAATTGATACGATTAACAATTATTTAACAGCGAAATTTTGTAGTTAAAAAACTACTATTTAGTTAAAGCTGTTATAATGCATTGATTTGGGTTTTGTTCTGTAATTATTTTTTATATTTTTGACAGGATTTAATTAATTGTATTTAAATAGTAATCAATGGTTTATAGGAGATTTTTAGGTTTTTTAGTTTTAGTGTTTTTATTGATATCTACAACTTCCTTTTTGCCAAAAGTTGTCAATGAAAAAAAGAATTAAAAAACAAAATGAGTTTGAATGGTGATGAGGAATTAAACATTGAACAAGTTTATCATAATTTACACAGCGAAGGTTTTGGATTGCCAAGGTTGGAGAGTTTTAAAATGGCGCTACAAGGTTTTAATAAATTGAAAACACAGGGCTTAGTAACGAAAAATATTTTAACATTAATCGACTTTAGTTTGTCGGCAAATGTGAAAAGACTTTGGGTGATTGATTTGGATGCAGAAACTGTTTTGCTTCACTCTCTTGTTGCTCATGGGAAAAATACGGGTGATGAATATGCTAATAGCTTTTCTAACAAAGCGGAATCATTCAAAAGCAGCTTAGGTTTTTATATAACAGCTGAGGTTTACAATGGAAAGCATGGTAAATCTTTACGATTGGACGGTTTGGAAAAAGGTATAAATGATAATGCTCGAAATAGAGCTGTTGTGGTTCATGGTGCTAATTATGTTTCGGATACTTTTATACAAAATAATAAGCGTTTAGGAAGAAGTTTGGGCTGTCCTGCAGTACCACTTGAAATTACAGATGGTTTAATAGATACAATAAAAAATAAATCCTGCCTTTTTATTTATTATCCTTCGGTAAGCTATTTAAGATCTTCGAAGTTTATACAGAGCTAGGAAGTCATTTTTTATAAAAAAAATAGAGCTCTAATGGTTTAGTTTTAAAAAAGTTAGATTTTAAATAGTGAATTCTGCGAAAAAATGTGTCAAAAAAATTTGTTTTAAACTTAACTTATTCTTTATATTTGCACTCGCAATGCGGAAGTAGCTCAGTTGGTAGAGCTCCAGCCTTCCAAGCTGGTTGTCGCGAGTTCGAGCCTCGTCTTCCGCTCTAGTAGAAACCAACTAGAGTTTTGGTTTTTTTGAAATAAAATTTGGAGGTGTAGAAATAAAATTTATCTTTGCACCCGTTATGCGGAAGTAGCTCAGTTGGTAGAGCTCCAGCCTTCCAAGCTGGTTGTCGCGAGTTCGAGCCTCGTCTTCCGCTCTATAAACCCCAAACTATTGTTTGGGGTTTTTTTTTCAAGAGTTTTTAGTTTGAATTCAAAACCTTTTATGAATTATTACTGAAAATTTTTATTGAATAAAATCTAAATTAGAATTGGGTTCGATTTCAATAACTTCGCGATTTTTTCTGAAAAGTTTGGCTGTTAGTCCTCCCTTTAAAATGATGGTGTTATTTTTAATCTCGAGCCAACTGCCTTCTTTTAATCCTAAAACGGGAAAATTATTAAATTGATGAAATTCATTAATTCTGGTTTCTCGTGATTCCCCCATGTGAGTTGATTGGGTATCTTTATCTAAATAATGCACATTTAAATTAAAAGGAATAAGCCCTAAAGTTTGAAAGCTAGGTGGGTAAATTATAGGCATATCATTTGTAGTTTGCATGCTTAAGCCGCCAATATTACTTCCTGCACTTGTTCCTAGATATGGCGTTCCATTTTCTAGGGTTTCCTTTAGAACAGTCATGATTTTATGCTGGTATAATTGGCTAACGAGTAAAAAAGTATTTCCTCCACCTGTAAAGATACCTTCTGCCTGTTTGATAGCAAAAGCGGGATCTTCAAATTCATGAATACCTTTGATATTTATGTCTATTTTGGCGAAAGCTTGCGCTGTCTTTTGTGTGTATTCTTCATGTGAAATTCCACTAGGTCTGGCGTATGGAATAAATAAAAGGTTTTTGCAATTCTTGAAATGTATTTTTAATTCAGGAAGCAAGTATTCTAAATACTCTGTCCCATGCAAAGTAGAAGTACTAGCTAAAAGTAAATTCTTCATTCTTTTGATTTTTTTTCAATAAAGGTAGGGATAGCTCATGTGAAAAGGGTTTAGTATTAACATATTTTTATCAGCTTCTTAATAACAAATTGGGATAGCTCTGTGTTACTTTTACCCTGTTGAAATTCAGAATAATGCATAAATATTTACTTTTTTTCTTGGGTTGTATTCCGTTTTTTGTTTTGGACAAAAAAGGGATTCCTTGGTCTTGAAAGGAAAAATCAATGCCTATATATCGAATTTAGAAGGAGTATGTATTATTAATAAAAGGACTGAACAAGCTGTTTTTACAAATCAAATGGGTGATTTTTCTATTAACGCTCAAGAAGCAGATACTTTAGTATTTTCAGGTTTGCAGTTTAAAAGAAAAGAAGTAGTGTTGTGTGAAGATGATTTTTGTAATAAAATTTTAGATGTTCATTTAGTAGCGGTTGCTCGCGAATTGAACGAAGTTACAATTATTAATTACAGCAATATTAATGCGGTTTCCTTAGGTATTATTTCTCCTAATCAAAAAAAATATACTCCCGCTGAGCGAAAATACGCTTCTGCAAGTTCGTTTCGTCAAAATCCACTGGGTTTAGATCCAATAATAAATCTTATATCTGGTAGAAGTGCAATGTTAAAAAAAGGTATTGCAATCGAAAAGAAGGAGACCTACATGGGGACACTTGAGAAAATGTTTACCGATGAATATTTTGTAAATAAATTAGGTTTGCCATCGGAGTATATAAAAGGTTTTGAATATTATGTGGTCGATAATCAAAAATTTACGCGAGTTTTGGATACAAAAAACAGGACCTCAATAGAGTTTTTGTTAGCAGAATTAGCTGAAAAATACAAAGCGATTATTGCAGTAGAAGATATAAAATAAGTTAGTGTATTTTGAAGTGTGTTTGTTTCTTTTTTTAAATAAGCTAGTCTTTAAAAAATAAAAATAACAGATAGTATTTCCATTTTAAATCACTTTTTTATAAGTCTGTCAAAGAGTTTAATTTATGAAAAATTTTAAAGTAGGCTTTTTTAAAATTGGTATATTTGCCAAAAAAATACGCAGAATATGTTTGGTATAGGAGGAGGAGAATTAGTCTTTATAATGTTTGTGGTATTGTTGCTTTTTGGATCAGACAAGATACCAGAAGTGGCACGTACTATGGGTAAAGCAATGGCTCAATTAAAAAATGCTACTAACGATATAAAGAGCGAAATCCAAAAAGGAGCTGAAGAAAATGGTTTAGATGCAAAATCTTTATCAGAAATGACAGGTGGTATAAATACACAAATTGATAAAGTAAAAGAGGATCTTTTAGGGGATTCGGTGACTCAGGTTACTAAACTAAAAGAGAATATAGAAGATATAACAGGTCCTGTAAAACGTAGTCTTTAATGTTAGATAAACTTTTAGCACTCGATGTTCGATTATTCGTTTATTTAAACGGACTTGGCTCTGAGACTTTTGATGGGTTGTGGCTTTTTATTACCCGACAAATCAATTGGACTCCTTTTTTTCTACTATTGCTCTATATTATTTATAAAAAAATAGGTGGTAAACAAACCTTGTATGTGGTTTTATCAATAGCTTTATTGTTGCTGGTAACAGATCAAATCACTAATTTGGTGAAGTTTGGAGTAGAAAGATTGCGTCCATGTAATAATCCTGATATCAAGTCTTACATTAGGATTGTACAATCACGATCATCATTTAGTTACTTTTCAGGACATGCCGCTAATAGTATGGCTGCAGCCATGTTTATTTATCATGTTATCAAGCCTTATTTTAGAGATGCAATTTTTTTGTTTTTATGGCCGTTAATTTTTGCTTACAGCCGTATTTATTTAGGATTGCATTACCCACTGGATATTTTGAGTGGTTATATCTTTGGAATGACTGCAGGTTTCTTGGCTTACAAAATATATAAGTTTACCCAAATTAAATATTTCCCGTTGTAGGTGTGAAACGATATACAAAAAACGCACATTTAAAAGTTTAGATGTGCGTTTTTTGTTGAGTACTCTTTTATAATACTCTACTAACCGTTAATCCATCGCGAATAGGAAGTAATACGGTCTCAACTCTTGGATCTTCTTTCAATTTTTGATTGTATTCTAATAGTACTTTGGTACTAATGTCTTTAGGGTTTAAAGGTTCTAGTACTTTACCGCTCCAAAGCACATTATCAGATAAAATAATACCGCCTTTATTCATTCTTGGAACAATCATTTCAAAATAATTCAGGTAATTTTCTTTGTCGGCATCAATAAAAACCAAATCAAATTTCACATCTAATGTTGGGATAATAGCAACAGCTTCTCCTAAATGCTGCACGATTTGCTTTCCCCAAGGGGATTTATCAAAATGTTTTCTTTGAAAATCTACTAGCTCTTCCTTGATATCGATAGTATGCAAAATACCGTTTTCTCGCATTCCTTCGCATAGACAAAGCGCAGAATATCCTGTATAAGTGCCAATTTCAAGAATGTTAACAGGTCGAATTAATTTGGAAAGCATACTTAACACGCGCCCCTGAAAATGGCCACTTAGCATTCGAGGCAAAAGAATTTTTTGGTAAGTCTCTTTGTTTAACGCTTTTAATAATTCGGGTTCATTTTCAGAATGTTGTTCAATATAATCCTCTAATTCTGGAGATATGAAATGCATTTTTTGATTTTTTTCAATTTTGGGCAAAGTTACCAAATTATCAAAACAACACACGAGCATTTATTTGAATTGATGTAATAAATAAACAAATAGTCATTAAATTTGCAGTATGCAAATTGAGAAAAAAGACATACGAGCCCTATCTAAAGAGGAATTGCGCAATTTTTTTGTGACCAATAAGGATAAAGCCTTTCGTGGAAATCAAGTTTATGAATGGTTGTGGAGCAAAGGAGCACACAGTTTTGAGGATATGACCAATATCTCCAAAGGTACACGTGCGATGCTGGAAGATAATTTTGTTATCAATCATATCAAGGTTGATACGATGCAACGTTCGGATGACGGAACGGTTAAAAATGCGGTTCGTTTGCACGATGGATTGGTAGTAGAATCGGTATTGATTCCTACCGAAACCCGTACTACTGCTTGTGTTTCCAGTCAGGTAGGTTGTAGTTTAGATTGTAATTTTTGTGCAACTGCTCTATTAAAAAGAATGCGAAATCTGGAACCTGCCGAAATTTACGATCAGGTTCTTGCTATAGATAGAGAAAGTCGCTTGTATTTTAATCATCCGTTGTCGAATATTGTTTTCATGGGAATGGGCGAACCATTGATGAATTATAATAATGTTATTAAGGCTATTGATATGATTACTTCGGAAGAAGGATTGGGGATGTCGCCTAAACGTATTGTGGTTTCGACTTCAGGAATTCCTAAAATGATTAAGAAAATGGCTGATGATGAGGTAAAATTCAAATTAGCAGTCTCTTTACATTCGGCAATTGATGAGGTGAGAGCACGAATTATGCCTTTTTCTAAAAATTTTCCTTTGGCTGATTTGCGTGAAGCTTTGGAATATTGGTACCGAAAAACAAAGAGTAAAGTCTCTTATGAATATGTGGTTTGGAAAGGAATTAATGATAATAAAGCTTCAGTAGATGCTTTAGTAAAATTTTGCAAATATGTTCCTTGTAAGGTGAATCTGATTGAGTACAATCCTATTGACGATGGAGAATTTCAACAAGCATCCCAAGAAGCAATTAATGCTTATATAAAAGGATTAGAGTCTATAGGTGTGGTGGTAAAAGTGAGAAGAAGTAGAGGTAAAGATATTGATGCTGCCTGTGGACAATTGGCTAATAAAGAAGCTTAGTTTTAAATGTAAGAACAATAAAGGGTTTGCTTTTTAGGCAACCCCTTTATTGTTTTTAGTTAGCTTATTTAAAAACTCCAAGGATTTCTTTTGCTATGGGGTGATTAGCATTGAAAGTATAGCCTAAAATTTTTGCTATAGTATGGGCAAATTGCTCTTGGTAAATTTGTCCTTTTTCCTGTATTTCTCCCTTAGCTTGAATATTAGGCCCCATTGCTGCAAACCAAATTTCGGAAGCTCCTTTAATTTGACTACCATGGCTAGTCCATTGGGATTTTATGGCATCACCTCGGCCGTG from Flavobacterium nitratireducens includes:
- a CDS encoding O-methyltransferase, which translates into the protein MHFISPELEDYIEQHSENEPELLKALNKETYQKILLPRMLSGHFQGRVLSMLSKLIRPVNILEIGTYTGYSALCLCEGMRENGILHTIDIKEELVDFQRKHFDKSPWGKQIVQHLGEAVAIIPTLDVKFDLVFIDADKENYLNYFEMIVPRMNKGGIILSDNVLWSGKVLEPLNPKDISTKVLLEYNQKLKEDPRVETVLLPIRDGLTVSRVL
- the pepE gene encoding dipeptidase PepE; its protein translation is MKNLLLASTSTLHGTEYLEYLLPELKIHFKNCKNLLFIPYARPSGISHEEYTQKTAQAFAKIDINIKGIHEFEDPAFAIKQAEGIFTGGGNTFLLVSQLYQHKIMTVLKETLENGTPYLGTSAGSNIGGLSMQTTNDMPIIYPPSFQTLGLIPFNLNVHYLDKDTQSTHMGESRETRINEFHQFNNFPVLGLKEGSWLEIKNNTIILKGGLTAKLFRKNREVIEIEPNSNLDFIQ
- the rlmN gene encoding 23S rRNA (adenine(2503)-C(2))-methyltransferase RlmN, with the protein product MQIEKKDIRALSKEELRNFFVTNKDKAFRGNQVYEWLWSKGAHSFEDMTNISKGTRAMLEDNFVINHIKVDTMQRSDDGTVKNAVRLHDGLVVESVLIPTETRTTACVSSQVGCSLDCNFCATALLKRMRNLEPAEIYDQVLAIDRESRLYFNHPLSNIVFMGMGEPLMNYNNVIKAIDMITSEEGLGMSPKRIVVSTSGIPKMIKKMADDEVKFKLAVSLHSAIDEVRARIMPFSKNFPLADLREALEYWYRKTKSKVSYEYVVWKGINDNKASVDALVKFCKYVPCKVNLIEYNPIDDGEFQQASQEAINAYIKGLESIGVVVKVRRSRGKDIDAACGQLANKEA
- a CDS encoding Sec-independent protein translocase subunit TatA/TatB — translated: MFGIGGGELVFIMFVVLLLFGSDKIPEVARTMGKAMAQLKNATNDIKSEIQKGAEENGLDAKSLSEMTGGINTQIDKVKEDLLGDSVTQVTKLKENIEDITGPVKRSL
- a CDS encoding murein L,D-transpeptidase catalytic domain family protein, which codes for MSLNGDEELNIEQVYHNLHSEGFGLPRLESFKMALQGFNKLKTQGLVTKNILTLIDFSLSANVKRLWVIDLDAETVLLHSLVAHGKNTGDEYANSFSNKAESFKSSLGFYITAEVYNGKHGKSLRLDGLEKGINDNARNRAVVVHGANYVSDTFIQNNKRLGRSLGCPAVPLEITDGLIDTIKNKSCLFIYYPSVSYLRSSKFIQS
- a CDS encoding phosphatase PAP2 family protein, whose product is MLDKLLALDVRLFVYLNGLGSETFDGLWLFITRQINWTPFFLLLLYIIYKKIGGKQTLYVVLSIALLLLVTDQITNLVKFGVERLRPCNNPDIKSYIRIVQSRSSFSYFSGHAANSMAAAMFIYHVIKPYFRDAIFLFLWPLIFAYSRIYLGLHYPLDILSGYIFGMTAGFLAYKIYKFTQIKYFPL